TTCAAACAAAGGCTTTCCCTATCTAAAACACTTGTCTGAACTGCTTATCTGTTGAATTCTTGaagtctgttttttttctgactgtagTCTCCGGTCCTGACTTGTTGCTTGAAGAAACTATTGAAATAGTTGTTTCTGTTTCATTGGGGTACAGATTTGCAAAACTTAGTAAAAGAGTCTAATGTATCCTTATAAATATCAGAGTCCCAGGAAGAGCAGTAGGCAGAGGTGATCCTTTGTTATACCTTTTCTAAATCTAAAACAACATCCACAAAATccttctaataaaaaaaaaacttgtgtACTTTtgccttccaaaaaaaaaaaaaaaaaaaaaagaattagggTGAGGAACCAACCCCAAAACTAAAAAGGCCTCTTCTTGTTCCATGACTGCTCTATTCAAGAGAAGAGGGATCAGACTTTCAGACTCTTCCAGGCTCTGTTTGCCAAGTAGGCAAGGAGAGAGTTCATGTCTTTCCCTGTGATGCCTCTGTAAGACCTGACCTGAGTAGCACGGGGCAGGCACAGGGATCTCGTGTCTCAGTTTGGTTTGGCAGCACCATTGTGTTGAGGTAGTGCAAAGGGCGAGTGCTTGTTTTTTGGGTGACCCCGTTTTGTaccttctgtttctttcctttgttgTCCTACCCTATTGACTTCTGCCCTTCCTTCATGTTTTCTTCCCTATTCTCTTCCTGCTGAAGTGCCTGTTGTATGGAGGATTAAACTGGAGCCTTTCAGAAATGGATGTTGTGCGTAGTACCTACCCATGGGTATTTAAGGCCATGACTTGGATTACAAAAGTCTCCTTGTGTTAGTCCTGGTGAATATATTCCTTCTTTGAATGTCTGGATATGAAATAGATCACAATGTTCCCATTTTCAGCTGTGGTTTTCGTGAAGAGTAGAATTTTTTTAACCTCTCCTCACTGTTTAACTCTTGGTGGGTAACATGAGGAAAGGGAAGCTGGCCAGGAAAGTGTATGTTTTGTGTGGTGAAAATGAGGGTCTCGAGTCCTTTATTGTATTTGAACTTTTTCCATTCAAAAACGCATTAGGAGGAATTGTACTAAGTGGTAGGTTGGGTGCCTCTAGGGCTTCTCCTTGATATTAGTTTTAAAGGGTTTTAAATTGAGTCTGAAGGCATGCAAATTCTAAAAAagatctttgcttttttttttcccccctccttccccttttctctttAAACAGGAATTTTTGCTTATCTGAACTACAGAGTGCCTCGTACTCGGAAGGAAATATATGAAACCCTGATAAAAGGATTACAGAGACTGGAATACAGAGGATATGACTCTGCAGGTATGTAAACCAACtcaacaaattaatttttagcaACTAGGAGCTCACTGCATGATTTTTTTGGGTACTTTCAACGTCTGGCACgttggatttttctttctttattccaCAGATTACCAGATCGAAACTAATTATCTTGATTCTTGGAGTACTTCAGCTTTCCTCAGGACTTTAAATGGGGTATTTAGCTCTGTAATTAGATGGTTGAGGTTTAGTACACATGAGCAGAACAAACAGGGTGTGAGGAAGAAGATCTCTATACAGGGCCATATAGTTTGTGCCTCGGCCTTTTCTGTGCATGTGAGTCCCAGTGAAAGGATGGGGAAGATTAAACTTGTATTTAAGTTTGAGATGGTTCATTTCGTcaggcaaaatatttcagactgTCCTTAAGCAAAATTTGAGATGGCTCATGTATGTTTTGATCTATGCAGTGGATATAGGCTTCATGTACTTTCATTTGAACATACACAAGTCTTGCAACAGACTTCAAATATATCCCTTTCAaggataattttaaaagtattgcTTCAGTGGTGTGTACTtgtctgtattttttcagtcttttcttcaTCCAGtgtatttaatgttttaaataacaCTTGTGACTGTGTCCTATATTGCAGGCGTGGCAATTGATGGAAATAATAATGAAGATAAAGAAAGATTCATCAAACTAGttaagaaaaggggaaaagtaaAGGCCTTGGAAGAAGAGTTGTACAGTAAGTGTCTTAAAAATGACCCCTTTACTTTGGCCTCCCAGTCAGATATAATCTGCATCTCAGCAGAAAGCCAGACCGTAAAATTGCAGTTATAATTTTGTATCAGAAATAACTGCACTGTGAAATCCAATATCAGTTAAACTGTTTGTGCCCCTCAAACCTGCACTTTAAAAGCAAGCTGATATTTAGATACAGCACTGTGAAATTATCAGTATACTGTCCCCTCTTTTGGTTGCTTCTTTGTTCAAAACCTGGGCTCCTTTGGTGCTTTACTCACGTGACTTCTGTGCTGGAGGGCTGAAATGCTGAAACATGCACTGTGACAGAATTTACGACCATTTAAGCAGCTGGCTGTCATCACAATCTGCTTTATGCAGTGCTTCCATCTGTGAAGAACTGAAGCTGTGTTTTAATACGTTTACGCTATAATTTGTAGTAATGGGGTCTGTTAGCCTGGCTGTTGGTATGGGCTGAAAACGCCCCAGTCTTGGCAAACAAAGTTTTAATCACAGTAGCTTGAACTTCCTGAAATGTAATGCTGAGAAAgcaaatggtttaaaaaaaaaagccagaagatAACTTTTAGATTTTTGCTTGTAAGAATTCTCTTTGTtttactgtgtgtgtgtgtgtgtgagagagagagagagagagagagagagagagagaggcagcatTAAATATTCAGTAAACTGAATTTCTCGTTTATAGAACAAGATGACTTGGATTCAAAAACAGATTTTGAAACACATTTCGGAATTGCTCATACTCGCTGGGCAACCCATGGTGTACCAAGTGCAATAAACAGTCACCCCCAGAGATCAGATAAAAGGAATGGTACGTAATCTCTGCAGCACTTGAACTGTATGAATCTGAAATGATTCAATCCACATAGCACATATGTTATTACTAATGTTATGGTATCTATTTTTTATACTGGGGTTGAGCTGTTGCCATTCTGGACACTTTCACAATAAAATATTCTCTTCTCAGGCTAAAGTAACACtgtaaaaaattaatgaaatctgttttctgaaaattgcAAGTTAGTCAAAGTACAACATTCTCGTTATGAAAGGTAAGATTGAAAATGTGAAGTGGTTAATATTGCCTGGCCCAGAAAAGAGAgatttcatataattttttacTTGAGATAGCTTGATTCTCTTCTAATAGGTGTAGTTTAGAACTGCCTTCATGATTTGGAACTGCCTTCATATGTGGTCAGAATTTGTAAGGTTCTGCTTTTGTTCTCCATGTTGTGATAAACTGTAGGTTTGAAAGCTAGAAGAGGTAGTTTTGAGTGTACTCTTAAGGGCTTTTTTGTTCCCTTTAATTTTATGTTCTGAGTTAAATATCTTAATTATTCACTGCTGATGAATGTGTGTATTCTTCCTTTTAGAATTCGTTGTTATCCATAATGGAATCATCACAAATTATAAGGACCTGAGAAAATTTCTGGTGAGTCTGTGCCAGCTTGGTTCTAAAACTAGAAAGTAAATGCTCCACCAACTACTGTCAGATCTTTCATGACTTTGGTGGAATCTGAATTCAGGTttcttaatataatttataaaatattagtGCAAAGAAGTGTCCCTAATAAAAATACTCAGTAGCTAGTGAAGTGCAATATGTTCTTGTAATCctaaatgtgaaatatttatgaGTAGAGTAGCAGATTGTGCCCTCAGACTCTTTGAGAGGGTGTGTGGAGTGGGCTCCCTCCTGTCTCTTTGTTTCTTGACAGATGCTAAACAAGTCTTACTACATGTCTTATTATGTTATTTCCCAAAGAGACTTATTCTATGACAGGATAAGTCTTTATATTTTGTCTATAGTGATTTCTAGCCACTAGTCCAATGTAGTGCTCTGCCTGTGCAGTTTCTAGTGAGAGGCAGCTGAGACTCTTCAGTGCTTCTTGTCTGAGGATGAACAAGCTTTTTACTCTTCTATATATTTCAGGAGAGCAAAGGCTACGAATTCGAATCTGAAACAGATACAGAAACAATCCCCAAATTGATCAAATACATGTATGACAACAGAGAGAGTGAGGACACCAGTTTTTCAGCCTTGGTAGAAAGAGTTATTCAACAGTTGGTAAGTGGGATGTTGCTTTTTTCCTGTACCACTTTACAAGCTACTTGTGGGGTTCCTGCAAATTCTGCATTTATGCATTTAGAACCTCTGCAGGAATTCTTAGAAGGTGCTGCAAATAACACTTCTAGGTCTCTAAACAATGCTTAATAAACCAAGAAATGAGATTAAAATTTTGGAGACTTCAAAGGCTTTTCAATGTTAAATCTTTAAATTGTAGCAGCAGTAGGTTTGGTTCACTGAGTTTTCTtgttgtctgttttttttttttttttttaagcaagagATTATCGCCGTTTTTTAgtgaagaaatttaatttaaaaaaaaaaatttataggAACTTCTGGGGGTTGAAATCTTTCATAAAGGGCAGTGTGTTCTTAAAGGCTATTCTGATCATGTTAAAACACTGCTGTGATTCAAGTTTGGCCAATGCCTTGGCTCCCCTATTTGGAACTAGATCTGACAAACTGTACTGATTTCCAGACTGTGAAGTGGGAGTCTACTGTTACTCAGTATGTGAATGCTTGAAAACTTTGATAGCTGCATTGCAAACTTGGAGAAAGCTGGCTTTGTTTCCTCCCCCAGTCCCTGGGCAGAtgttttccctccccttcctgcaGTTTCTTACACTCTTTTCACCACCCCTGTCTCCTCTTTAAAGCAGCTCTGTAGGATTccttggagcagggctggaataCACACGGAGTGAAGGCCTGTGTGGGTCAGGAGGGAATAGTGGTGAAGCCACATAGCTGAGGGGAAGGGTGGCTTCACCTGGCCACAGAACAAGGGCAGAACAGCCTGACTGGGGCCCTTCCATGAGAGGAGGGAATGTCACCATCTCTCCTCTGCTTGCAAAGTGTGGGGGCCTTGGCTCCTGCTTTTGGAATACTCCTCCAGTTTGCCAGCTGTGTTAGTACTACAGAGATGTTTCTGGCTTTTGTTCTTgtgttctggatttttttttggtgtgcgTTTTGTTTCTGAAATCCATTAACTAGAATTTGCTGCTTAAACTGGAAATAGTAACTCCACATTTTTAGCTGAAAATGCATGATAATGCACTGCGTGCACATTCTTATTGACAGTCTTACTAAAAGTAAATGTCTAACAGTCTTCATGTTGATTATGAGTAACGTCTGACATTTTCATAACCCtagaagtttttatttttattttatattctgtttttatttttaaagagaggCTAAGTGCTCACTTCCTGATCTTTCTGCTGTTGCACTGCTAATGTCCATGTTGGCTTGTTCTGCTCCATGGCCAATTCCTTTAAAGGTGCAGTCTGCCCTCCAGGAAGAGATTCCTGATAGCAGTAAAGAGTGTTCCTTCAGAGCCTCTTCAGGGAGAGGGGCCCCAGTTTAATGGGATGCAACTAATTGAGATAAACTGCTgaggatgtattttttttttttcttttgttttcatggtTTCCAGGAAGGTGCTTTTGCATTGGTTTTCAAGAGCATCCATTACCCAGGTGAAGCTGTTGCTACCAGGTTAGTAAAAGTCCAATTTTATACATAATTCATGCTGTAGGTTAAAAAAGGCTAACATCTCTTAAAGATACTAGAATATTGATGTGTAAAGTGCTTAATTAACCAAAAGTCAGTGAGTCAATAAAAAAACTCAGCGTATCTTCTGTTTGTGAAGTTGTATTAAGAGTATGCTGGCATTTGTCCTATATCAAAAAAGGGACAGAAAGGATATTGTTCAATTTTACTTCACATGGAGTAAAGACTGAGATAGGTATATTCAGGTTGGTTAAAAGGCCATCAGAGTAATAGGTTATACAAATAGTGTTCTATAGTTGTCATAGCACTTATGATTTCTCTTTAAGTTCTACTTTTATTTATGACTTGGAAAACAACTTTCAGGAAATGCAAGGATATTAAAATAGCAAATGAAGTGGCAGTGGGAAATAAAGCCTGTTTTATACTATAACCTAAAAGCCCATTGCTTCTGTGGTCTAAAATAGGACTGCATTAAAATTGTGGAACAGCCAGCTGTACCATCACTCTAGCTGGAGAACATCTTCTGAAATGAACTATTCTATATGTGgttcaggtttgggtttttaggACTGAGGGTATTTAGAGAAGCTAGTCTTGTACTCTGAGGTGATGGTGGAGGGTGACTTGTCCTTTTATtcctgtgacttttttttttttttaagtcttcagTGTGGCATGTGACccatataattaaaaaaattatcttcataCTCTACAGTTTCAGAGGTGCAGCAATGATTTGGCAAATCTTACAGAAGCAAGCCAAGCTGATTTAACTCCTGCCATGTAATGGCTTTAGGATCATGGTTGAGGAGGGTCTTTCTACTTAGGAAGCTAGATGGGATACTGTCTTTCAACTTCACAGATGTCCTTTGACTTCTTTGTGTGCACGTTTCTCTTCATGAACTTGCTTGTTTTCCGTTTTGTAGGAGGGGGAGTCCTTTGCTCATTGGGGTAAGGAGCAAGTACAAGCTTTCAACTGAACAGATTCCTATTTTGTATAGAACATGTAAGttgattatttttaagaactaaaaTTACTGTTATTTTATAATTAGAAATCGGGTTAATTGGTCTTTGTACTGTAAAAGTACCAGCTGATGCCCCAAATAACTTCTTAgctattatatttttatactacTGAATGTGCAGTTCATGTAAAAGACCCATGCCCCAAAATACTTGTGTTACTGTGGTATCCTGAACCTGTATGATCTGTAATCTCTGACTTGAACAGAACTGGTCttgcatttaaaatatctgGTTTCTTTAATAGGCAACATTGAGAATGTGAAGAACATCTGCAATTCCCGAGTGAAAAGACTGGACAGCTCAACCTGCCTTCATGCTGTTGGGGATAAGGCAGTAGAATTCTTCTTTGCTTCAGATGCAAGGTAGTAGAAGTATTTAAACTTTTCTGAAAATACTGGTTCTTGTTTAGAAGTGAGATAGTTCTGGAAATCTTATGCTGTCTTGCTGCTGTACAATTGCTTTCTGATAGAATAGCTTTTAATTCAGGTAACTTCATAAAGCCCCCAGGCTCAGGTACTTGAAAAATGTGAAGGCTTGTCACCAGCATCTGAGCTTCAAACAAGTGCAGCCAGCTGCTGACCTCTATGTGAAATACATCCAGTGCAGGAAAGTAATTTGGGTAGAAATGGACAATATCAGCTAAATATTTGGGCAGACTGTAGGTCAGTCTGGGTTGTGGTGTCAAAAGAGGAAATAGTGGTGTGGTTCCAAGCTTGGCAGATACCTGGACATCAGGTGCACATTTATGTCAGAAACAAGGTCGGGACCTTAGCAGGATCCCTTAGGGACAGGGGGAGGCAAGACCAGATCAGCAGGAACTGATGCAGTGGTTCCTGAGCCTCCTCTGGGTTGCTGTGAgagtgcaggaggagcagcagatggAGCCATTGCCTTTGAGATGACTCTATCTGCATTTGTGCCCAAAAGGAAGAGACAGAAGCGCGGCTGGAAGTGCTGCTGTGACATATTTAATTGCTTTACTATTACAAGCTCTGATGtgtcaggttttgttttgtttctgttttttttctgcagtgctaTCATTGAGCACACCAACAGAGTGATTTTCCTAGAAGATGATGACATTGCAGCAGTAACTGATGGGAAGCTCTCAATTCACCGTCTGGAGCGTTCGGCCAGTGATGATCCTTCCCGGGCCATCCAAACCTTGCAGATGGAATTGCAGCAAATCATGAAGGGTGGGTTGAAACATCTGCAAATGAATATCATAAAAGATGGATGGTTACTGTTTGTGAAGTAGATAAGGGAGAAAACTCTTGATTTGTTGTGAAAGTTATATTTAGGTTATTTCTACTGGGAGCTgacaattccaaattttaaGATTGAGAGACCATGAGCAGTCTGGCGCTCTATCCATTTTAGCCTTGGAAAAGTCAAAGATGCTTCTATTCAGTTCAGTATTTAGTGAAAATGTAACTAATGTTAACATATTGTAATTTTTGGCAGAGTTTGATTGTAAACTAAGAATTTATGCAGAACACAAAAGTTTCCTTAAAAACTAATTTAGTTCCCTTGTCAGTGTTGGGAAATGAAACCAACCAACCAGAGTGAATTACCAATCCTGCCTTTCTTCTTGCCTATTCCTAAGGTTTTGTTTAAGCTGATACAGTCAAATTATCTTGCTACAACAGGTTGTCTTAAAAGTTCTCTTTATATCTGGAATAGGCTTAAAATAACAAACCTAAGCATTACCATGTCATGCTTTTGTAAACAGGTAACTTCAGTGCCTTCATGCAGAAGGAAATCTTTGAGCAGCCAGAATCAGTTGTCAACACGATGAGAGGAAGGGTGAATTTTGAGAGCAGCACAGGTAACTCAGAGCAGGTGTTCAGGCTGCACTGGGCTTGAAAACTGTAAATATAccaatcagaaaataaaatgcaccACTGatatatgcatatttatttGTCTGCAGTTTTGCTGGGGGGGCTGAAGGATCATTTGAAGGAAATCAGAAGGTGCCGAAGACTGATCATTATTGGCTGTGGGACCAGTTACCACGCTGCAGTAGCTGTATGTTCAGCCTTGGCTCAAATGCACACGTAACTCTTAATTGCTGGAGTTTTAGACAACAGCtcttcatctgctttttcttctatcTCAAACTTTGTATTTCATTGAGGGGTCTCACCCTTTTAtttagttttcctttgtgcCATATTCTTTATTAATACTCCAATGCCCATTAACTTGCCATGCTAGAAGCTGACTTTTTTCACCTTGGTTTTTAAAGCTCTGCTGAGCTGTTATTATCAGTTTTTCTCATAAGAATCCGTTTAGATTATCTCTGACTCATAAGATGCCCAGACATTAATGGGTGGCAATAGTAACAAATATTGTGTTGCTGCTTGAATACAGACTCGACAAGTATTGGAAGAATTAACTGAATTACCAGTGATGGTGGAACTTGCCAGTGACTTCCTGGATAGAAACACCCCTGTATTCAGGGATGATGTGTGCTTTTTCATAAGCCAGTCAGGTGAGCTGCATTTACTGTTGAGTGTGTGCTGTAAGATTGCTTTCCATCGCATTTTGCGCTGTGTGGGTGTGAATACAGTTATGTAGAATTTTATGCTTTTCAGGAATCATTACTATCCTCTGCCAACCTGAAGTCAAGATGCAAATGTTTTCCAGGTGAAAC
This DNA window, taken from Pseudopipra pipra isolate bDixPip1 chromosome 15, bDixPip1.hap1, whole genome shotgun sequence, encodes the following:
- the GFPT2 gene encoding glutamine--fructose-6-phosphate aminotransferase [isomerizing] 2, whose translation is MCGIFAYLNYRVPRTRKEIYETLIKGLQRLEYRGYDSAGVAIDGNNNEDKERFIKLVKKRGKVKALEEELYKQDDLDSKTDFETHFGIAHTRWATHGVPSAINSHPQRSDKRNEFVVIHNGIITNYKDLRKFLESKGYEFESETDTETIPKLIKYMYDNRESEDTSFSALVERVIQQLEGAFALVFKSIHYPGEAVATRRGSPLLIGVRSKYKLSTEQIPILYRTCNIENVKNICNSRVKRLDSSTCLHAVGDKAVEFFFASDASAIIEHTNRVIFLEDDDIAAVTDGKLSIHRLERSASDDPSRAIQTLQMELQQIMKGNFSAFMQKEIFEQPESVVNTMRGRVNFESSTVLLGGLKDHLKEIRRCRRLIIIGCGTSYHAAVATRQVLEELTELPVMVELASDFLDRNTPVFRDDVCFFISQSGETADTLMALRYCKEHRALTVGITNTVGSSISRETDCGVHINAGPEIGVASTKAYTSQFVSLVMFGLMMSEDRISLQKRRQEIISGLKSLPEMIKEVLSLDEKIHDLALELYKQRSLLVMGRGYNYATCLEGALKIKEITYMHSEGILAGELKHGPLALIDKQMPVIMVIMKDPCFTKCQNALQQVTARQGRPIILCSKEDTESSKFAYKTIELPHTVDCLQGILSVIPLQLLSFHLAVLRGYDVDFPRNLAKSVTVE